ATGCTCCATCTGTCCATCAGCAGACGCCTGTAGGGAGGTTTGTACTTCCACAGGTCCAGCATCAAACTCCTCAATCTCTTCATCCTCATTCTCATCTTCCCCACTGCCGTAGTTTGTCAGGGGCTGAGTCTCTGCCTTGGAGAGACCTGCAAAAGGCAGCACAGGAATAAGATGTAAATGTGAGTTATGTAACGTCTGTGCATTTGAACAGTTTATTGCATACGAGCATTACATgttagattttcatttttaaaaggtcTGTTTCAGCACAATTGAAAATTTCTCTGCCACTAATGTGAACTAAACATATTATGAAAAAACCTGACTCACTGATTGAAAGAGGGACTCCCTGTCCAtccccatcatcatcatcttcaacCTCTGAAGCTTCACTGCTCCGGTTGTTGTTCGTCTCTGTCTGCAGGTAAAGCTCCTGGAGTGTAGGATTGTCTTCCTGCTCAGCCTCATCTTGGTCcttaaagacaaagacacatcaTTGTAACACAGTTTGTTGGTTAAAGACGTAGTGTCGACAATGTCATTATCAGTTTTACCTTGTCCTCATCCGAGTAAGCTGGCGAAACAGTTTTTTCACCACCAGCTGTATTTTCCTAATGGGAGGAATAAATTAACACCAAGAGACTAAGGTATGTACGATGGAAGAGTTAACACTTAAGGTCAGAAATCTGTTTGAACGACAAATTTATTATATTAGCAAAGATagtggggagaaaaaaaacaaacctttagACTGTGCTTGGGTTTACTGGGATGCTCAGccttcttcctgtttttgtgtttggttgCAAAAgcgatgctgctgctgctgttgtccaAATCCTGCATGAGCCTGAAGAAGGCCAGTTCATTGAAGAGGATCTCTGAGATCTCCACCAGAAGGTCCTCCCCGCAGTCCTTCAGAGTCCGGCCCAGAAACTTACTAAGAGAGTCCTGACACCACAAAGTAAGTGTTACATCAGGAGAACTCGTCATTTGATCTGTGTAAACGCAGATCACTACTGTCTGAGGAAGCTGACACTGTTCATACCTGAAGGATGCCTCCCagctgtctgtgaaaaaagcgTACAAACTCCTTGCTTTCATCATTCTGTTGGGTGAGAGCAAGGACCATGCGTCGCACAGATGTCAACAGCTGGAGAGAACAGACTTCATCCATGTTCTcctaatgaaagaaaatgtaaaaattgcaGAATTTAAGGCcttgaaaatgtttaaaatagtGGCACCCAGTGCTGATGAAATAAATCTAGAAGTTTCTCTGGCACTTCTGcttttaaattgaaaataatataaatctggaaatttttacatttgatttccACTTTCAATTTAAGACTTGTACTATTTAGTAATCAGTTATTAACAACAGTCCATTTTTATTTAGTagattctttctttttccagttATGGCACACAGACTACTATAACCCACCCTGTAACTACCCAGTGTTGGTTAACCCACCTTAAGGAAGGGAATGACTTCAGTCATAATGGCTTTAATCTGACGGTCCAACTGTTGGGTGTCGATCTGAGGACAGCGTACATCACCAGCTGCAcatcctgcacacacaaataactgTCATTTTAATCAGAGATTCAGCAAAATGACACTGCAAAGTGAAGTGCAATGGTTGTACTGTTACAAGTCAACTGGTGTAATCAGGCAAGGTTCTGTGACTGGGTACCTTCCACTGGTTCAGCAGCATTAGCAGAGGAATGTTGAGCATTTGAGACCTCAGAGCCACCTGCACCTGCACTGGTGTTGCAGGGGTTAAATTCAGCTTTAAGCTTCATGCGCTCATACTCCCTAATCCTGGCCAGAGCTTTATCTAAATGAATCACCGTGTTGCCTAtcaaagcagagaaagaagagcCAGGGGAGACAGAAATGGGATATGAAAAGTCAGTAATGCATAGTAATGCATCTATACCCAGGTGTAGACTACAGGATCAAACTAAATATGCCACCTCCTAATCCATGCTACCAAAGCTCCCCAAAGTCCATTTCCCATTACCAAATAGTCATCTTCTGAGAAGTGATActattgtgtgtttatgtgataaTGATCCTGACAAGCCCTGAGAAGCCCTGATGGAGAATGTGGGATGGGGTACATAATTTGCTGTAGTTAAGGCAATAAGCACAAGCATTTCAGCTGATTAGcaggtttgggggggggggggggggcatatATTCCAGATAAGCGTCCCTTGTTAAAATGGCTAATACATGCACTACTGTACCCAGGTCATCATTAGCAAATGGTTCCAGGTTGGAAGAGGTTGACATAGTGCTGTCATTATCCACTGAGTCAGCATCATCCCTCTTCTTTATTGAATCCTGTGTGAGCCTCAAGTTCTTCTCTACCAGCTCCTGAAAAAGATGAGCATACATCTTTAATTCACCCCTGATTGTCCTGGCTGTAAACTAACGACTGCCTAAAACCTCCTAGAAAATGAAGTAGCAGAAATCTccagtatatacagtaaatgactAAGATGAGCTTTCCTAACATCAAAAACTAAGACATCTCACTCTTGAACCAAGGCATTATTTAGACAGACAAAAGGCCTGGTTCCCAATTAGCAGAACTCTGGGGACCTTGGCCCAGAACAAAGAATTCATGTCTGATCTGTCAAAAGAGACATGGAGAGATGAGggtcatttattttgtatagaCAGAGCCTTGCTGTCAAGTTTAACTCAAAGACAATGGAGATGGGTGGAGGAAAAATTGAAATCAGAGAATAAAGAAAGACATGGAAGGATGAAAAGAGACAAGATGAGGAAGGATGaaaacagacaagacagaaactAATGAAAGTgctaatgaaatgttaaaaaggaaagaaaaaaaagggggaaatgaCAGCATTAAGTTTTGAGACttcagaacagacaaaaacttCAACAGAAAGCAACAGAAGAGAACAAACAAAGGGAAAGGTGTGAGAATTGCCTGCTGGGCAGCAAATATGTGTCTTACCGCGTCACTGGTTGCCAGACTCTCACTGGGTGTCAGCTCAGACTGCGAGCCGGCAGCCCACACCACAGGACCGTGAGGGAGTAACTGGTCGTCAGCTTCACTCTTCTCTGCCAAGTGCCGAGTCACTATATCCTTAGGGAAACGCAAAGAGAGACTATTGTAATTATGGACTGAGGTTCTTAAGCGTCAATGCAACTATATCAGAGGCACAGATATTCTCAGATTTAAGGTGCTGTAGGTTCTGACTGATTTGAAAACCAGACTGCATCACTCCAGAGAGTTTATCACAAGCAGATTCAAACTAGGTTATTGGAAGAAGCAGTATTACAGATCTCAAATCATATTTATAAAAAGCATCTTCACAGAACCTAGAGATTTTAGCACACGTACAcattttggatttatttttctaagaGAGCTACAGTGCATCTACGTCTGTCCACCACAGCATCATGATTAACTGTCCCCTGTTTCCTCCTGACTACTGCGTCTCCTTGTCTGCTGTCGGGCTGGTCTACCCAGGAAGTGGCACTGGTCCAGACCCTCCCAAAATGACCTTGcaattaataaagttttaaataaCTGAGACAGCCCTAATTAAAGTATGTCTGGAAATAGTTTAAAATATCAATCTCTGTACTCAGTCACATTACCAGGCGTTCTGTGACAAACAATCGCTCTGACCTAGAATCCAGATAAGAACTTGCCACATGCTCTGTTTAGAGGGATCAAGGGGTGAATCAGCCTGGATATCTTGTAATCTGAGTCCAGCATGAAGGATTCGAGGACACTGGATTCAAACAGCAACTGAACGTCCACAAAGAAGTGGTCAAGTGTCTCTCTGCTTACCTGTAGGGAATACAGTGCCCTCTGCCGTAAATAGTCTGtgttgagcagctgcagctcatgGAAGAGCTCAATCAGAAAATGGGGCCGGGACTCATTCTGGGATATCAAAGTAGCCACCTCAGAGTAAATGGTCTCCCTCAGTGCCTCGAACAGTGAGAAGTCACTGCTTGCATCTAGAGTACAGGTTCAAGATTTGACAGCATGAGGTTTGGGTGGACACTTGCATTCATGggtaaaaacaataatttgcCATCAAACCTAGAAACTTTGGTTTActttaaaccaaaaacaaaacatgcatgGGATGTTTGGGTGAAATAAGAGACAAATGATTCCTGGATTTACATGGTGAGTTTACCTGGTGCTTCTGTGCATGCAATTCTGTTAGAGAGGAAGGGTGTTCTCCAAGCATAGGCTGTGAGTAAGATaaattaaagtaataaagtaaattaaCCAAATATTAAACATGTGGACatgaaatgccaaaaaaaaaaaaaataaaaatatcactaAAACAACtacaatatgaaataaataaaaaaaaaagttattaagaaaaaaaaattgaaacaaaGACAGCTCAATGTAGAAAAAATGTATACAAAAAAACGCAGACAAGACGAGTGGGTGAGGGTGTAAAACATTCCCAACAGGTAGTTTTATCCATACCAGAGGAGAGGTCATTTCTCTTATTTCCAAGCTTGGTTTTGCTGTCTAGCTTCTCTTGAGTAAGCCTGTCCAACAGACTCTGATTCTGATCCTTCTGATGAGACGAGGCTGCCCTCTCCTGGCCAAAGTCTGCAGTGCTGCTAACACTGTCACTCTCATGTCctgaggaaaacacaaaacatgaaaacacactaaTGAAATTTTGCTCATTAATGATTTGCTAATTTGGTTGGGAAATACACTGAAGGACACCAAAAGTCAACTATGCAACCAATACTATGCTTTTCAGTTCAACTCTGCTTATACAAGATCATGCTGAttacaaaactaacaaaattcAAAGTGTGTAAGCCTTTAAAACAATGTGGATTTGGTAATAAATAACTGTTTAACaccaaaaatcacaacaaacaaagaaacaaaaccttAAAGAAACGAGTAATGTTAAAACATTCGGTGGACAGTGTTGATTCCATTTTAATACCTTCACTGTTCTTGCTGTGTCCTTTGCTCCTCCTGCGGCGACTTTTAGAATTGGAGGTCTTACTTCGAGAGGCCAGGTTGGCCTGGGCAGAGGCCTTGTGCCCAGCCTTAAAAGTCTTTGTAATAGTTGTAGAATCAACAGGTCCAGGCATGCTGCTGAAACTTTCTTGTGATGCCTGGTCAAAGTCTTGAGGTCGTGAGTGGCGGCTGGTGAAagcaggagaagaggagggtgaCTCTTGGAGCTCATTTTTAGACGAGTGATCCTGGACAGTGTTGTTCGCATAGGTTGTGTTGAGCCAGCCAGCTGGTCTAAGAGGGATCACAAGGAAAATTAAATATAGGAATAATgccacaaaatgtattttcaggcAACCATAATGGACATACCTTCTTTCTGTAGTGGTGTTAAGAGGAGAGCGCTGCAGTGGAGGAGGGAAACCCATGTACTCTGTTTTGATAGAAGTATTGGGGTCTAACTGCTGCTTCTGGTGGTCAGGAGTAGCTTGACTTGCTGCACCCTGAGAGAACTCACCCATGGCAGCAGGGAATAGTGGATATAAGTTAAAGCCTGCAGAATGAAAATTAGTTCAAGttagtgtgtaaatgtttttattatttcaattcaaatttatttaacTGTCTTTTGAACTAGTCTTGTGCTTCTAATGCATACTATTCTAAACATGATTTGTGTGGAATTTAAGAGCTTAAAGAAATGCATGTCATACCAGGAGGGAATGGGGATAGGGCAGCAGGTGACAGGTTGTTGGCTGAGGGATGCAGGGTagaggagaaagggaggaaaacaCCAGGAGAGGCTGAGGGACCAGAGCTGGACTCTTGAGATAAGCTCTGCTTCTGTGTCTGCCAACCTGTTGTCGAGGAcaatggctgctgctgctgttgctgctgctgctgctgaaggaggTCATTCAGGACCTGTTTAAGTCTAAAAGATAAGTATGACAGAACAttgaatgttttaaaacatgtacCACATGATACAGACAAAGTGGGACATTTATGTATGCCAGTGCTTTCACCTTTGCACGTTGTTTTGCTGCCAAGCAAGCTGCGTGTAGCACTGGTTGAGCTGATGCATGACCAGGTGAACCTGTGGTGATGACAGGTTGTTGGGTAACATACTGTACTGACCTGTCAGCAGGGTTTGCAACATATATGACAGTGTCTGTGGAAGGTGGTGAGAGAGAACAGCAATGCTTTTTATTGTCTTCTGTTTAAAAAGAGAATGTAAGGCACCAAATGAATATGACTGAATATAAAACTATTACAAAGTTTGTGTCTGTACATGTATTTGTTAAGGTCACTAACCTGCTGGTCCTGCAGAAGTGTTTGACACATGCTGGTGCTGAAGTCCAGCTGTCTCTGCAGCTGGCTGATCTGCTCCTGCCAGTGACATGAGCCCTCAGCAAAGGAGAGCTCTGAAGCCCAGCGCAGGTTTTCTTGTCTTCGTGTACGTCCATGCTGACTTGCAGATTGGTTTAAaatttgctgttgctgctgtttggcCTTAGTTTTGTTATGAAGATATCCACTACCCTCACCTGAGAAGGCTGGTGGAGGCTTCAGGTTGCTGCAGATAAAGAAAAGTAAGTACAAAATGTTAATTGACACATTACAGATAGCACTAATTGACAGTGACAGAATTCCTTCTGCCTCCACTTAGTCTGACCTTCCTTGATTATTTCTGCTAGTGTAAGAGCACTGGTTCCTGCTCGATGGGTAGATGTGGATGTCGTCATCGGAGCTGCTCTCAGCAcattcctcctgctcctcctctgcaccCATCTCCGAATGGtattcttcctcctcctcctcctcctcatcatcatcatcatcaaggtGACCAGAAGTGGAACCCCATGTTGCCATTGTTCTAATCACACAGCAAAATCTTACAGCATGTATCCATTTGTGaaatattcatttgttttcattcctatGTAAactaggggaaaaaaaactactcGGTGGCAAGTGCTCtgctaaaatatttatagaaTAAAAAAAGCTAACCATTCTCTAACTTGGACCTTCATGAGACAGACCATTGGAGACATCTCTTTCCTACCTCTCATCTCTACTGACAGGCTGAGAGGGTGTAGCAAGGCCATCTTGGTCATCAGTCCGACAGGGAGAGTCATTGAGACCACTACGCCTCTGATGTTCAGCCATCAAGGATTCCAAGTGCTTTCTACGTTGGCGCAGTTCCTCCCGCAGGATCTGGTGGCGACGCATCTCTGACCAAAGCTGCTGACAATGCCAAAGCAGTTAAGGTTGGTTAAGCAATCTGTACTGTTCTAAACATAAAGATCACATTCTGGCATCAGACTAGTGAAAGCTGAAGGTCTTACCTCATTGTCAGTGACTGAAGAAGTAGCTGCTTCTGGAGCAGTGGGTGTGAGCACTACTGAGTTGCTTTTTGGTCCAGAGGATGAAGAAGCTTGTACAGTGGCTGGagtggaaacagcagctggGACCTTCCTTAGCACACCTTGCTGACTCACCATGCTGGACACAGATGACTAGAATGGGGACCGCAAGAGATAGTATATTCATGGTTATTTAGAGGATGTAGTTTTTCGTGCCATTTGGTGTATTATTAATAGAGATGTTTCTATTTCACAGCGAGAACAAGATActcaaaacaaaatttaaattctACTTAATGATTCAACTTCTTGCCAAATCTTTTAGTTCCTTGGCATTTAATTGGAGTAACAAGACCATGTGTGTAAAATACCTGGAGGTCAGGACAAGCCCACTGGAGGTCCTGGATCTTGCCTTGGATTTCGATGAGCCTCTGGCGCTCTTCGTGGAGCTGCTTTAACTCCTGTTTCTGCTGAAGAAGTTTCTCCTCATAGAGCTTCTCTCTATGTCCAGAACAGTTTTAATGCAATGCAAATTAAGCAAAGTCAGTTAAAAATACTCAAAAAAGAACACGcaaaaaattatgttttgaaCATATACTGGAACTAGTGGAACTACACTGCTTGTCAGACAGGTTTATGAGATCCATACGCTATACCTGGCCTTGCTGGAAAGAGTGAGGTCTCTGGGATTCTGTTTAGATCCAGCTCCCAGTGATCTAGCTGCAGTAGCTCTGGTATTGTTTGGCTGCTGGTGTAAAGCTTCATCCTCATTAACTGTTGTGCCATCTGTGTCATCACTCTGGATACAGTCAAACACATGATGTCAGTAATTCCATACCAGAAAAAAAGTGTTACTCTTTATCCAAAAACAGCCTTTAAATGTTAAACCTGAGAGGCCGGATAGATGCAAATTTTCAAGCTTAATGAGAAAATACTGAatccagtgtttgttttaactgtTGAAAATCAAGAATCCTGCACACAGGGACTAATGATCTTAAACATCAACACTATAGTATCTAAATATTCACTTATCTGCCTCACCTGTACCATGGCCACCAGCTCCTGTAACTGTCGGAGTTTCTGCTTCGCTGTCTGTCGATGACCCTTCTGAGCAAAACCTCTATCGTTCCCGAGGCTGCTCCTCCGACTAGACCCTGATGCCTCACTGTCTGCAGCCACAGCCTGTGCCCCTTCCTCATTATCAAGACAgtcctcatcttcatcctcatccttTACTTGCTTATATGGTGTGTCCCTATTGTATTGGCACTCTAATAGGAGCAAAGTTACAGAAATATTAATAACTTCTGTTATTCTGTTAGTAAAATCATGCCATCATGCTTTTCTTGCCTCCCTTTAAACTGCATTAACAAAACTTAATAACTGCATTaataaaagtaaatacaaaaaaaaaatcagagcacttttttcataattttgtattttgatgTGTGGAGGTGACTGCTGACTAGCTGTACTTCTTTGATGATAAATTAAGATATAATATTGTCAGGTTTTGGTCATAATAAATAGCTACGACATATATCTGCACAATTGTGTTGCCGTGTCCCTATGCCAACACAATCTGAAGGACAAAGCTAATTGAAATCTAGCACTAACAATTAAATGGAACGATAACATCCGCAGACAAATGCAATTCCATTAGCTTTAACTAAAGCACTTAATATATATGTTGAACAAAAGAACCTACTAATGTTGTTAATATGTTCCATTTATTAGACTTATCATCAAATcttatatttgcttttatttttatttagatttctTTCAAAAGCCATGTGATACACTGAATCTCGTAGAGGAAAGTTGATGGATGGTGTAGCAGTGGTCTGTGTGTATGCAACAAAGTACCTATGGCTGAGGGGATGTTGAGGCTGCGGAGGTTGGCTGCTGACCGGTTATTGATCTCACACTCAGTGTTGAGTCTGCCATCTCGGTTGTTAGTGGTGCTCCTGCCACTGCGTCCGTTGGTTAGGCTGTTCAAGTCTGTCCAATTCCCACCTCGCTGTGGGTTTCTGAACAGATACAAGCACAGTAGTAGAATTACACACACCGTAATCTATGCTTATACTGTAACTTGAGGCCAAAGAGGCTGGTCTCAGTATAATTTAACCTTTTTTTCACAaactctgtgtttatttgtaatGTTTATCAACTGTctaatcaggaaaaaaaatatataattttcttgtttttgctaCATATTACCTGATATTAGTTACAGGCTGGCGGTTCTCCTGCTCAGAGTCAAACATGGTTTCAAACATAGAACTGTCCTCTGtctcatcttcctcatcctcttcttcatcatcctctTTCACATTCTCATTGACCGCATCCACCATCATATCAGAAGTCTGCTCGTAGTACTGAACTAGTTCTCGCAGTTCATTCAAACGCTTGTGGACCTCCTTTAGCTTCCTGTAGGCAGCATCAAAGAACAAAGTCTATGTGAACAAATGTACACTCGTGTTAGTTAAAGTGTGTATGTGACACACCAGGACAATCTCTTCACAACTCATCCCTGTAGTAGAGAGCGTCACCTACAGAAAAGCACCCATATAAAAGGTATCTTGTTCTAGAATACTTTAGCAATGACTGAAGCATGTCAGCAAGATGACAAGTAGTaggttttaaagctgcagtgttaTATTACACCAACCTATATTACAACACCCCCACCCTTCCACTGATATCTGACCTACCTATTCAGTCGCTGtataaaaactgtgtttttgtgtaccTCAGCTTGTCTGTGGAGTTGGAGCTGTCCTGGTGTTGTGTAATTGAAGGATGAAAGGAAGTGGAAGCTGAGGTCCCATCAGAGCAGAAAGCAGATGGACAATCCAAAGATACTCCCATACTCAGACTGAACTGTGTCGACAAGCCATGACCTGAAGAGAACCATGTGCACTTCATCATCACATTATAAGGAAAAAAGCCACAGAAAGAAGCAAACACCCTTGAGAAACACTCTTACATGAGTTATTATTGAGAGTCTGGTCTCTGAGTGAATGCAGCTCCTGCAGTATCTTGTccattgtttgctttttgtcatGGAGTTCTTGGAGTTTAGTGAGTTTGGCACTGGCAGCAGTTGCTCCAGTATCTAGCCCAGTGTGAGGTCCAGAGGCAGAGTGGAGGAGAGGCCTGTGCTGAGGTGGCCCAACAGCCTGGGAAGCTCTAGACCAGCCCACTTCCCTTGAGAGGGAAAGACTCTCTGCTTGCCGACGGTTGTCTGGCACTGCTTTAGTCTAAGACATAATaaggtgacattttttttttttttttttttttcacaattaacagtttatatacatttattgtatGCATGGCTTGTAAAATAATAGCCAGGTCTCATATCTAGAAATGTGTGTAAAACACTAGCCACATgactttctccttttttccccaCAATGGTCAGGAGCCTGCACTCCTGCAGTGTCTGCCCATGCTAAGCAAACAAGTGCTGCATGATGACAAGGAAGCAGCATGATATGAATGGATTTCCAGCACCAAAAACTCCTAGACTTATTTGtgaacaagagaaaaaaaaatgccatttgTTACAGAAAAGGTGAAGCTGATTTATTGGTTCTTGTCGCATGACCCACTTTCTGGGTTCTGAAAAGTTAGGATTTTTTTGATATCACTGCAGGGTAAATATGCATGGAAGAACAGGAATGTAGTAACACGTCACAGTGCTGTCACTATTGTGAGCGTCCTTGTCATGCATCTCCATTTAAAATATCGAACTTGAGCAGGCGAAAGGCACGACACGTGAACAACCCCTAAAGCTGTTAATTCCAATGTTACAGATTTCCATTTCTCTACATTGCAGTATCTCATCGAACAGTACAAAATTAATATCTTGACAGTGTTATTTAAGTAATGTATTATTGCTTCATTATCATTGTATAGTTACAGTAGAATGTAGAACATATTTCTACATGACATAATGCTACTATTTAAGGAGAATATGGCAGCACAGTTGCAGTGTCTGCTGTACCTGAGAATCATGTAGCTGGTTGTGGAACCGCTGGATCAAATCGTTCAGTTCATCATTCAGCTCTGATGTGATGCTCAGGCCTGACACACTCCCTGTGGTTTCTGTGACAACTACTAAcaacaaatgtcaaatgaatgaaatatcTCATAATTTTgcttaaattaattattaatacaaGTAATAGTATATGGGAAAATGCCACACAATTTTGTCAATGACCTTCCTCACTTTCACACTAGTCTGCACTTAGCCGTGAACACATATGTGGGTCTCACCAGTGTCTTCAATCACAGCAAGTGCCTGTTCCGCACTGTGCTGCATGGCCATTAGTGCCTCCTGTCGGCCCTGCAGGGCCCtgagctgctcctgctgctccagcatCTTCTTCAGCAGCTCGTGCTGCTTACGCAGATTCTCCAACTCTTCCTTCTGGTTAGCACATACAATTTCTGGCCTAccaccctacacacacacacacacagagacacgaacacacacaccattacaaAAACCGAGTTTacataaacaacaataacacTGTAGTGTTATAGAAATGGTAGAAAAGGCTATTTTCATGCCATGGCACAGAAAATAAGTCTGATAAACAACATTTTAGGCAAAGGAGGGTCATGCTGCTTCATTTCAATTTCCTCATGTcagaatttaaaaacaacataaggCCAATACCTAATACCCAATAGTGCTAACAACAGATAACGCAATGGAGTTTTTGTAAACACA
This genomic window from Mastacembelus armatus chromosome 1, fMasArm1.2, whole genome shotgun sequence contains:
- the pcm1 gene encoding pericentriolar material 1 protein isoform X10; this encodes MATGGTPFDENGEDLHNWTVTNGSLEDRLNNMDWGVQQKKANRSSEKNKKKLSAVVVESRLTNDISPESTPGAGRRRARTPHSFPHIKYTTQMSVPDQAELDKLRQRINFTDLDERSIGSDSQGRVTAANNQRQLAGENKKPYNFLPLHVNTNKSKELLPPSSSAPATPAITKETKKQSPGLRDMLTPVAPSKETPKLSRGGSERGPLVQREYGRGDPRLDSSQVVSKLVQIREYISKASSMRDDLVEKNDVPANVERLSHLIDHLKEQEKSYLRFLQKMLARENEEDDVGTLDSAVGSGSLAESTSLNIEGGRPEIVCANQKEELENLRKQHELLKKMLEQQEQLRALQGRQEALMAMQHSAEQALAVIEDTVVVTETTGSVSGLSITSELNDELNDLIQRFHNQLHDSQTKAVPDNRRQAESLSLSREVGWSRASQAVGPPQHRPLLHSASGPHTGLDTGATAASAKLTKLQELHDKKQTMDKILQELHSLRDQTLNNNSCHGLSTQFSLSMGVSLDCPSAFCSDGTSASTSFHPSITQHQDSSNSTDKLRKLKEVHKRLNELRELVQYYEQTSDMMVDAVNENVKEDDEEEDEEDETEDSSMFETMFDSEQENRQPVTNIRNPQRGGNWTDLNSLTNGRSGRSTTNNRDGRLNTECEINNRSAANLRSLNIPSAIECQYNRDTPYKQVKDEDEDEDCLDNEEGAQAVAADSEASGSSRRSSLGNDRGFAQKGHRQTAKQKLRQLQELVAMVQSDDTDGTTVNEDEALHQQPNNTRATAARSLGAGSKQNPRDLTLSSKAREKLYEEKLLQQKQELKQLHEERQRLIEIQGKIQDLQWACPDLQSSVSSMVSQQGVLRKVPAAVSTPATVQASSSSGPKSNSVVLTPTAPEAATSSVTDNEQLWSEMRRHQILREELRQRRKHLESLMAEHQRRSGLNDSPCRTDDQDGLATPSQPVSRDERTMATWGSTSGHLDDDDDEEEEEEEEYHSEMGAEEEQEECAESSSDDDIHIYPSSRNQCSYTSRNNQGSNLKPPPAFSGEGSGYLHNKTKAKQQQQQILNQSASQHGRTRRQENLRWASELSFAEGSCHWQEQISQLQRQLDFSTSMCQTLLQDQQTLSYMLQTLLTGQYSMLPNNLSSPQVHLVMHQLNQCYTQLAWQQNNVQRLKQVLNDLLQQQQQQQQQQPLSSTTGWQTQKQSLSQESSSGPSASPGVFLPFSSTLHPSANNLSPAALSPFPPGFNLYPLFPAAMGEFSQGAASQATPDHQKQQLDPNTSIKTEYMGFPPPLQRSPLNTTTERRPAGWLNTTYANNTVQDHSSKNELQESPSSSPAFTSRHSRPQDFDQASQESFSSMPGPVDSTTITKTFKAGHKASAQANLASRSKTSNSKSRRRRSKGHSKNSEGHESDSVSSTADFGQERAASSHQKDQNQSLLDRLTQEKLDSKTKLGNKRNDLSSAYAWRTPFLSNRIACTEAPDASSDFSLFEALRETIYSEVATLISQNESRPHFLIELFHELQLLNTDYLRQRALYSLQDIVTRHLAEKSEADDQLLPHGPVVWAAGSQSELTPSESLATSDAELVEKNLRLTQDSIKKRDDADSVDNDSTMSTSSNLEPFANDDLGCAAGDVRCPQIDTQQLDRQIKAIMTEVIPFLKENMDEVCSLQLLTSVRRMVLALTQQNDESKEFVRFFHRQLGGILQDSLSKFLGRTLKDCGEDLLVEISEILFNELAFFRLMQDLDNSSSSIAFATKHKNRKKAEHPSKPKHSLKENTAGGEKTVSPAYSDEDKDQDEAEQEDNPTLQELYLQTETNNNRSSEASEVEDDDDGDGQGVPLSISLSKAETQPLTNYGSGEDENEDEEIEEFDAGPVEVQTSLQASADGQMEHEGPRASETQETKTEHDNSENDDEINQSVGTLDSTVEEQNTVWCQSPEEESKPGAAAEEEEENSTVCQDVPKESTTTSSPDTDSPVMINVDMQEVGSGNTSQRSDEEDFVRVDDLPLQLTVMCEEELQKRIVEEQQNNNLSVEILSGNSESLTGLVGNAQALKEPDTAAAQSM